The genomic interval TAAAAAGTTAGAAGCTCTGGCTGCTGATAAAGATACGGTTTCAAAAACCGACCCAAGATGGGAAGCATTAAATAAAATAAAGAAACAATAAAAATAAAAGAAGATGGCACATCCAAAACGTAAAACATCTAAATCGAGAAGAGACAAAAGAAGAACACACTACAAAGCAGTAGCTCCTGGTTTAACAACTTGTCAAACAACAGGAACAGTACACTTGCCTCACCGCGCATACGAAGTTGACGGTGTCTTGTACTACAATGGCAAAGTACTTATTGAAAATACGACCGTTGCTTAATTTATTTTTTTAAGTACGAAAAACATCTTAAGGTTCACTAAAAAAGTGCTACCTTGGGATGTTTTTTCACTTTATTTAAATAAAATAAAATAGAATGAAGATTGGCGTAGACATCATGGGCGGCGATTATGCCCCAGAATCAATTGTTTTAGGAGCGATAGAAGCTCGAAAAGAATTATCGTCAGATCAAACTATCGTTCTAATCGGTGATCAGGCTCAGGCTCATAAAATCATCCAGGAAGCGGGCGAAAATCCCGACAATTTCCAATTTGTCCATACAACTGAAACCATCAGTATGGGCGAACATCCTACCAAAGCAATAACACATAAGCCGAACTCCAGCATCAGTGTTGGTTTTCAATTATTGAAAGAAGGAGAGCTTGATTCTTTTTCTTCAGCCGGCAACACAGGTGCCATGCTCGTTGGAGCTATGTTCAGTGTGAAAAATATTGAAGGTGTATCACGTCCGGCTATTGCAACCAATATACCCAAGGAAAAAAGCGGTTACGGTATCTTGCTCGATGTAGGAGCCAATGCGGACTGTAAGGCAGAAACCCTACTTCAGTTCGCCATATTGGGTAGCCTCTTTATTGAACACATCTATCAAGTAGAGAACCCTAAGGTCGGTCTTTTGAATCTTGGCGAGGAAGAGGAAAAAGGCAACAACCTTACCCATGCCGCCTTCCCATTATTGAAGGAAAAGGAATCCCTTAATTTCGTCGGGAACATTGAAGGGAGAGATTTGTTTAACGACCGGGCTGACGTGATGGTATGTGATGGCTTTGTTGGCAATATTGTCTTAAAACTCGCTGAGTCATTTCACGAATTA from Pedobacter indicus carries:
- the rpmF gene encoding 50S ribosomal protein L32, which codes for MAHPKRKTSKSRRDKRRTHYKAVAPGLTTCQTTGTVHLPHRAYEVDGVLYYNGKVLIENTTVA
- the plsX gene encoding phosphate acyltransferase PlsX, with protein sequence MKIGVDIMGGDYAPESIVLGAIEARKELSSDQTIVLIGDQAQAHKIIQEAGENPDNFQFVHTTETISMGEHPTKAITHKPNSSISVGFQLLKEGELDSFSSAGNTGAMLVGAMFSVKNIEGVSRPAIATNIPKEKSGYGILLDVGANADCKAETLLQFAILGSLFIEHIYQVENPKVGLLNLGEEEEKGNNLTHAAFPLLKEKESLNFVGNIEGRDLFNDRADVMVCDGFVGNIVLKLAESFHELVEKRNFKDEFFDRFNYEQYGGSPILGVNAPVIIGHGISSPRAVKNMILLSRLMIESNITDKIRSAFN